CCGTCCTGATGCCTTCTTCGCTGATCAAGTGGCCTAAGTATACCAGCTTTTTCTGGAAAAACTTGCACTTGCCTTGATTCAGCCGAAACTTTGCTTCCCGCAGTCGTCGGAAGACTTCCCTGAGATTCCTGGCATGTTCCTCCCACGTCGCCccgatgacgatgatgtcATCCAAGTAGGCGAAGGCGTGGGGTTCCATATCCGGCCCGATGACGCTGTCAAGGGCTCGCTGGAACGTTGCTGGGGCAGAATGCAATCCAAAGGGGATGACTTTCCAGTGGAAGAGTCCACGCCCAGGGACGGTGAAAGCCGTGCATTCCTGGCTTCCTTCCGCCAtagggatctgccagtatccattcTTAAGATCCAGCGTTGAGATGAACCGGGCGTTCCGTAGCCGCTCCAATATGTGGTTGATTCGTGGGAGTGGGTACGCATCGGGTATGGAATGTGCGTTGAGTTGTCGATAGTCGACGCACATCCGCATATCCCCTGTCTTCTTCCGCACAAGCACCAGCGGGGCACTGTGCGGGCTACGGGAGGGCTCGATTCGGTCGTCTCGtatgtagtatgcatgtatcattgtagcgagtacccactgtaccgacaccaacattgtgttacagtgtacttaaacaaatacaaaagtgccggtcgctaaacttttgcggccagccgaaatatgaatgcgcctcagagcccaacttatgggaagtgctagtgtcagcatattcccatggcctgagtgcagatacatacaaagcatgcatgtacaactcctctcgcgctctcagtgctaccagcacaaatacaattgagagcatatacttcaatatatatgacggccgctgccaatgtttgcaggcagcgcagccgcgaatagctagctgtaattcattcatattttgacCATTGCTAAATAAAGATCTGTTCATGGCAATCGTAACAAATGACAATtcttttaatgaaaatataatggCTAATATGGCTAATGGCTCGTCCAACTGCTGATTGATTATGCTCTGCATGGCGGGGTTCTTTGGATAATACCGCTGCTTTAGTGGCTTATTATCCCGGAGCGTGATGGTATGCTCGGCGATCTCCGTTGGCCCGCTTAGCTCGTCGAAAAGCTGTAGCTTCCCCTGCAGAAAGTGGGCGGTTTCCTCGGCGTGAGGTTCTTCGGTCACCTGTAGCCTGGTTGGGTCCTTCGCTACAGTGGCCAGGTGTCCGTGGGGACAGTGGCTCCGGAACGGGTTGTGCTTCCGTGCGCTGGCTGCGTCCGACTGGGCTGGCAGCTGATATATACCGATTTTCCGTTGTGGTTCCCGAGGCCCAGGTGAGGTGGCTGGTTTGCGCGTGTGAGTTTCCACCTTTGTGGTGGCCAACATGGCGCTCGTGGAGGGGCGTCGAAACGGATTCTTCTCCTTTGATGCAGGTTCCCGCGGTGTCGCCTGACGGGTTCCTTGACAACGGGGGTCCCGAGGGGTCCGGACTTGCCTTCCGCACTGGCGCGTTTGGCTTTATGTGAGTCCTCGGAGCAGGCTTTGGAACTGTTTTGGTCCCCCCCTCGGTGCCTTGCGATGATTGCGGCGTACCGGGTGTGCTTGGGGATTGCGCGGTTGCGGCCGTAGGAGTCGCCCGTGTATCTGGGGTTGGTTCTACCTTCCGGGTGGCAGGTGGGGCTAGTTGCAAGCAGACTTGCCCGCAGATTAGAGTTGCGCTGATGGCGCAGAGAAAGTCGATGCCCAAAATCACTTCATCCAGGATCGTTGGCAGGACTAGTAGCGTCAGCCCGATCGGTCGGTCGTTTAAGCCGACTTGCGCCTGGAGGGCCTTGGTCACCTCTTTCTGGGATCCATCCGCCAGAGAGATGCGGGAGCGGACTTCTCTGCTGTTTCTTCCTGAGTCTAGGCGCTTGGCGATCGCTTCGCTGACAAAGCTTCACGAGGCTCCTGTGTCAATTTTTGCCGAGAAAGGTTGTCCCTCGATGGTAACATTGGCAACAATCCGCCCCCCGCCAGGCGGAGTGGGGAATCTAGTGATGGGGGAGCACCGAGTGGGTCGCCGCGGGCTCCCGACATGGGCGGCGACCCTGGCCGTTTTCCGTCCGGCGGCAGCAGTCGATGGTACGGATGCTTCGTTTCCCACAGTCCCAGCAGTACATCAGCGGTGGGTTTCGGCATTCTCGTGTGAAGTGTCCAATTTCTCCGCAGCGGTGACAAGCTCGGCCGACGTCAACCGGTGGTTCCGCTTCCTGGGCGATCATCCCGTTGGATATCGCCGGCCTCCTGGGTCCAGAGGGCGTTGGAGCGGGAAAGTTCTGGGGTCGAGGTGTGGGTCTTCCGCTGCTCTCCCTGCCGGAATTCCAGCTTGCGGTTGGAATTAGGGCTGCATGTCGAACGGGGTCTCGATCCCGTGCGATTTCTAACGCAGTTGCCAGTTGGGTAAGCCCCTCTAGTGAGGAGAACTCATGTCGCCGTATGAAAAGCTGGTACTCCGGCATCAAATTCTCGTAGATCCGCTCGAGCTCCTGGTCTAGTGAGTACTTGGCGCGTTGCATCATCAGGCGTAATTCCactacgtatattttgaagagCTCGCCCACTTGTTGTTGCCTGGTCCGGATGGCATCTTCTAGGCTTTGGTAGTACCGCGGAGGCAAGAAAAACTCCAGAAACTCTCTCCGGAAAGTTTCCCATGGCTCGGTGTGCATTTGGTATGCCCGGTACCAGCCTTCGGCGCGGCCTGAGAGAAGTCCAATGACGGCCCTCGGTATGTCACTCGTTCTCACGTTGTAGGCAGTGGCACCTTCCTCGATGCGTTCTATAAAATGAACGGGGTCTGACTGTCCGTCAAAAAGTACGCCCCATCCTCGCAGTTTCTCGGCGAACACGGCCGCGGATATAGGGCTGTGCGGAAGATGGGCGGCCGGGTTGGCGGCCGGTATCTCCCGTCCAGGGCTTTTCCGTAGGTTTTTTAGTAGAGCCTGCAGCTCGTCCTTCCGGCGGTAAGCGATCCACCTGACCCCCATGTTTGTGGTCGTGGAATCACCCCGGGATGCGGTGAAAAACCTGTCCTCTTCCAGTCCGGCAGCTGCCGGATCTGGCTTTGATTCTGCGTCCTCTGACGTTTTCTTTCCCGAGTCACTGGGCATACGCGCGGTGGCGCTGGCGATGGCTCTGCTGGGGATCACTCGGTGAGCGCTCCTAGTGTCGTGACTGGGCGCTGGGCGCTACCAGGGGCGCACGGCAGGTACTGCTGACATGCGGCAGTGGCTGACCGATGTGGTTGCGGCTGGCGCTCCCGTTGCCCCGTGGACGGCGCTGCTGGCGGCGCGGTGGACGTAGCTGAGGGCGCGGTGGCCGCTCGTTGCGCGCTCCTGGTGGCGCTCGTAGCTTGGCTAGTGACCACGTATCCGGCGCGGTTGGCGCTGCTGAGGGCGCGGCTGGGCGCTGCTGTGGGCGCGGCTGATTGGGGCTCCTGATGGCGCTCGGTCGACACTGCTGTGGGTGCCGTTGGTACTGTTGATGGCACGGTCTTGCGCTCTGTGGGCGCGGCTGATTGGCGCTCCTGATGGCGCTCGGTGAGGCGCTCGTTGGGCGCTCCTGATGAACACGTGGGTGCCGCTGGTGGTGCACTGACGCCGCTCGCTGGGCGCTCGTTGGGCGCTGCTGGGCCGCTCTGTGGGCGCTGTTCGGGGCGCGGTATGCGCTTGACGGCTTCATGGGAGGCCACGTGGCTATGTGGCGCTCCGGGAGTGGGTTGGCGTTGGCGGGCGCAGCGTTACGGGATCCCCTACTCTAACTATTCCTGCGGTCTTCTATCTTTCTCTTAATCTCGTCTACTGGACATGGGTATTTAGGCCATGCGGTTGGTGGTAAAAACCCAACTCTCCTGAAGGATATCTAGTCGTCCTTATTCGTCCCGTAAAGACCTTTTCCATAGGCTGGGATAAAACACATTCCGGCCAGGGTCCtctacagttaaatttgtagaaaaatATAGGAACGAAACTGGACGGGGAGTTGCCGCGGGGATTTGCGGGGAAAAGAGGCCAGAGTACACGGCACCCGAAAGGTATAGTGGAGGGCGGGGCTGCTCCCGGCGAAAATACTAGCGAAACGAGCAGCGTGGCCGATCCCTaagaaaataccaacaaaacCGAACGGCGGGGCCGATCCCGGATaaaaaaataccaacaaaGCTGAACGGCGTGGCCGTTCCCCCTGGATGTGCGACCCACAAGCTACTTGGGTAGGGGGTAGGGATCCGAGGGGAGGATGGCCGGAGGCGACCCTTCCCTGTGCTCTCTGTGGTCGAtcgagtggtcgtttgcactgagaaatcgtctctggcgcaacacgatttccgaccggcacagatcagtgcacgtggctcgcgactacctaaaccatgtttggggcggggttcccaggagagggtggccagaggcgatcctttcctatgctccttgtgggcgatcgggtggtcgtttgcaccGAGCAAGCTTCTCTAATGCAaaacgattcccgaccggcacaaatcactgcacgtgggttcCCGAAAAATGCACAAATTCACGCGGACACATACTTCTTCATTCTCTTTTATCCGTTTCCCAACACAGTTTCTTATCGATCCTCCGCCTatcgatatcggcactgtcagctgttggccctcggttgaccaacactgggtggttttccagccctggtgcgcgcgatatttaaatctgataagcttagcttctagtttgaacttaaataaattgccttcgtggcgtaacgaCTTATGGCTAACTTATgcttataacttataaataaatggccgTCGTGCCGTAATATCCAATTGTATGCCTTCGTGGCGGAAAGAAAAAAAGTGGCGAAATGTGGAGGGTGTGTTTCACGCATCCTCACAATCGGAAGTATCTCTTGGGTATCTTCGTCAAATAGCCGAAAAGATTATGGTTGGGTGGGTAGAGAAAGCAAGTGTCGAATATCAGCTAAGACCTTGTGAAACGTTAGCCTGTCAGtagtatatttaaattttggtctctttttttttcttttcttttcaatGGCACACAGACCCACCCCATCGCCGAAAGAGCTAAGGCACTAGAGGATTCCACCCGCCGTTCTCATAACTGGATAGAAGGAAGAGATCGCTAATCACAACTTATATTGTGTATCGCGTACTGACAACACTTTTATTTGTCGCAAAATAGCAGCTCCTCATCCTGAGGCAACCATCACATTCCGTTAATCGTTGCTCTAACTGAACcgggaaatattttttagttcaTCTATgatgttttgttttctattacTTGGAGTGTTTTGAATTACATTATATTTGGAAATTGgttcacattttaaattttttatacaaatcAGTTGATCGGTATTGGTTGTGTTGAGTAATCGAACAAATGTATTCTGTTTTGATGTTATAGAATTGGCAACGTAAATACCAGGTTGAATCTCCTTATTTGGTATTAATATAGTATTAGTATCGGAcattattttggtttttcgTACTACTTGAGATTTGGCTGGTAGAAGTATTGTATTATTACCGGAAGTATATGTTTTTGGAATATAAATGTGAATGTCTAtattatttggtcttattataaaCCAATCCTCTGTAGGTTTAAGATCTGTTGGGCAGTTTAATAAGTGTTCGTAACCACGGTTACTCGGATCGATCAAACCAATGTTCGTAACCACGGTTACTCGGATCGATCAAACCAATGTTCGTAACCAAAGGTACTCTgttcgatctagccaagttGCGGTGCAGGGGTCAACAACACACGAGCAAACAAGAACACACGATCAACGCAACTTATACGGAGCAGCGACCAGGCGTACAGTAGCAGCACAATATTGTGACGACGCCACAGGTATGACACAATCGACCGAGACTCAGCAGAAACTACCCAACAAGTAGCGTTGCTGCTGACACTGCAGCCTAGGTGACCAGCCCACAGACCCAAGACCAAACTAGGTCAACGCAAGCACCAACGCTGATGTCGTACGGAGCAGAGAATTTAGACACCCGTTTCCGGGTTAGAATAGTATTTAAGCCCTTATCTACAACCCAATAAAGTCAGTTACAAATCTAAACACTCACAAGTCTTATTACTTCTCTCACGTAAAAGACTCTTGTCAACTCACCCTAACACAGCTCAtcgatcgcctgtggtccggcaccatACTACTCTAGCTAtctgtgtcgcgacgcgaaTCGTCCTGTGTGCTCTCTAGTGTCCCCGTGCTAGCGACAGGTATGTCAGTATCCTCCTTGTCCCGCGGCGTGACCTCAACACACTGTTGAACCCCGGTTATACGAGTATCCGGTACCTCTCCTCACACAGTCCATATCGCCCGTGGTCCGACACCGTGATACCCACAATCAcccgtgtcgcgacgcgatccgACTGCAATAAAacagcgtccccgtgccagcgacgaGCGTCTATACCCCGCCTCGTCCCGCGGAGTGACCCGACCTTGCCCATCGAACTTAGGCAagaacattggtgaccccgacgtgatcctttaccaacaaaggatcacacttcagcaTTCGCCTTCCACATAGGCAAGGCACACCGGTTTGCACAGGTAAGACTTGTTTACACAATCACCTGTCAAGCCTATCTTAAGAACCGCAGTAGCCGACTTACTGAAGATCTGCACTATGTCGACTTCATTCATCGAGCAGACAAACCAAAccagaatcgatttacacaatcggtTGATAGACGatcaaaacgagctgcaaggaaAAATACAACAGCTTATTAAGAACTATGGAAAAGATTCTGCCGACCGGCGCCTCCGAGAAGGCTATTATGCCGGCAGGTTAGAACAACTAACGGAGCTCTGGCAACAATTTTGTGATCTGGATGAAGaggtccagcaagcggcactacccacGGGAAGTGAATACTCCTCACGACTAACcgcacttaaggagctggtcgagAAGTATCAAAAGGTTTTCCTTGACAATATACCGACTGGAAGCGTTCCACCAAAGGCCCCCAGACGCACGTCagccaacatcaagatcacaacaggaGAGCAAGTAAAGGGAAGCTCCACAATTGAAACGGTAATTCGACaattgcagagaagatgcaacgaattggaatcatcattaacattagcctcaaACGCtccaaccgtcaccccagctCTACAAAGACacttggatctccattgggcattactgaggcaagcccacgatgaattggatagcacacccGGAGCCGCTGCtcgggcagaagcagagctagcccaattccacacgttatatgaggaatacgaaatgaattTACTTCGAGAAAACGATGCGCccatgagcctaaacttggcactacCGCCGATTAGCATTCCGGAATTCAatggcgagtatctagactggccacggttccatgatctctttgtggaattggtacataacaaaccatattcggccagtcaaaaactacatattctacagagttcgcttcgtggtgaagcgaggagcgtcttgacagacacagccttctcccagggtggctatgacgacacctggttgcgtttaaaggccaggtatcagaacggaaaaatactagtattcgccgccatagcAAAAATCGTTGACTACAAGCCTATAGATGGCTCCTCACGCCAACTCAGAGCCTTACATGACACGATCAAGAATTCAATGAGCACTCTTAAAAACCTGGAAATCTGCACAAAGAGCTGGGATCCAATTATAGGGTTCTTAGTGCGGCGGAAACTAGATCAGTATACGTTAGCCGCTCTCGAAGACTCAGCCAACTCACCGACAGAAGTGCCGTTGCTGGAAAGTGTTTTAGCCTTTCTAGAACGGCGATCCGGCATTTTGGAAACATTAGACGCTCAACCCAAACCTTTGGTATCACGAGATAACATTTGTAAAATTTGCAACATAGCCACACACCGGCCATTATCCTGCAATATGTTTCGAAGAATGAACCCGGAAGAACGTCGGCAGGCAATGACGAAGATTGCAGGCTGTGCTAATTGTCTATCAAACTACCATAAGACAAACAGCTGCCCGTCGCCAATGACCTGTCGTTTCTGCCGTCAACGGCATCATTCCATGTTACACAAACATCCAGATTCCACGGCGCCGGTTGTTGCCATTGCTACCCGAGATCAACCGTTGCAAGCAATGAATGGGTCAGGTCCAAATCAGCAAAAACCAAGTATTAACGAGGTGTCTGCGTTGGCCCGCGGTTAACAGCCAAACACGTACGTATTACTCGCTACAGCTATTGTGGCACTACAAGGACAAACCGCAAGGCGAGAACAATGTCGCGCAGTCATCGACCTTGGCTCTCAGCTAAATCTCATGTCTAGAAGGATGGCAGATCAACTTGGTCTCCCCACCTTCAGCACTTCACAAGGTATCCTAGGAATTGGACACACGGCGCAGGGATCTTCGTCATCGGCACGTGTACGGCTGTCATCGTTGAGGTCGAATTTTCAGAAGGAGATTGAAGTGTTTATCCTACCACAACTGACGAAAAACCTACCGTCGGAATCCATAGATGAAGGACTCAGTATTCCGAGCACTGTAGTAGTGGCAGACCCGGAATTCGGTCAACCCGGAAGCATAGACTTGCTTCTGGGAGCCGAGGTGTATTCTCGATTAATAAGACCCAGACTTATCGATTTGGGGGATGACAAGCCAACGCTACAGGAAACCGCTCTTGGGTGGATTGTGTTCGGCGGAGTGAGACGACGAGTGCCAGCAGCCATGGCAGGAAATGTCATGACAATAACCCGGGAAGACCCACTACCAGCCCGAGAAAAATTTTGGAAGCTAGACACGCTTAATACCGAGGTACCAGCAATGACAGTCCAAGAGAGGCTTTGTGAAGAACACTTTGTATCCAACGTCCAATTCTGCCCGGATCAACGACTAATGGTAAGATTGCCGTTCGCAGAAAATCCAAGGGAACTAGGAAAAACATTAGCCCTGGCTCAACGGAGATTTTTCAGCATAGAACGTCGTTTGGAACGGGATCCAGCAATGCGAGAAGGATACGTGAGTTTTATGGATGAAAGAGCCTTAACAACATTCTTAGGGTCGGGCCGACAGTTCAGAGTGATTTACTATCAATTTTGTTACGGTTCCGGACTCATCGGTTCGTGTTCACAGCAGACGTAGAGAAGATGTATCGACAAATCTGGGTGCATCCTCAGGACAGAGGCTATCAACTCATAGTATGGCGACGAAACCCAAAGGAAAAAATACGTTACTTCCATTTAAATACGGTGACCTACGGGACTGCATGTGCACCTTACTTAGCAACAAAATCTTTACAACATCTGGCACAGAGAGCGCCGACAAGCCAGCAGCTAGGCGCGATCGccattcagcaaaatttcTATGTCGACGACTGCTTATCGGGAGCCGACACACTGGAGGAGGCGATACGGAAACGAGATCAGATTTGTACAATTCTAGGGTCGGCGAAACTAAGGTTGAGGAAGTGGTGCGCAAATCACCCGGACTTACTTAAGGATATTCCAAAGGACGACCAGGCGTTGGACCTCGACTTCAGCAAGTTCTCGGatgcaacaataaaaacactAGGGATAGTGTGGAATCCTAAGGAGGATAAACTCCAAGGACGCGCGACGCCATACGAACAAGGGACGGTCACAAAACGAGTTGTGTGCTCTGAGTTAGCCAAAATATTTGATCCATTAGGTTTACTATGCCCCATAACGACAgcagcaaaaatatttatgcagcaGCTATGGCAAAAATCGTTAGGCTGGGACACTGAATTGGACAAGGAAGATACAACGCACTGGCAAGCATTTCGAAGGGATAGTCAGGTATTAGCGACCATTGAGCTCGCCAGGCACCCGCTCCCAGAGGCAGACCCAGCAGCCATTCAACTGCATATATTTTCTGATGCGTCAGAAGTCGCTTATGGCACGGCTGCTTATCTTCGTACAAGTACATCGTCCGGTCCAATAGTAAGTAAACTGCTATGCGCAAAATCACGAGTGGCACCCCTAGCAAAACAAACATAACCTAGACTAGAATTATGTGCAGCGTCGCTAGGAGCTGAGCTAGCAGAAAGAATCAAAAGGGATCTACGGATAAGGATAGATGAAGTTCAATATTGGACGGACTCTACAATAGTGTTGGCATGGATAAACGCAACGGCGTCATCATTTCATACGTTCGTGGCAAACCGAATTGCTCGGATTCATGAGCTATCAAATCCGGAGCAATGGGGGCACGTAGCATCAGAAGACAACCCAGCAGACCTTGCGTCAAGAGGATGTTCAGCAACACAGCTTAAACAAAAGGAGTTGTGGTTTAATGGTCCACCATTTCTGGCAACAAAAAAGGAAGTCTGGAAGCAACAGACTAAGCATATGCTACACACGAAGGACCCAGAACAACGGACCACAACCAATCACGTCCTGAGTCTAATCAAAATCGAGGATTGGACCACGGAAGTCAATCATCACGGATCGTTTGATACACTGGTAGGAATAGCAGCCTGGATGTTACGTTTTGGAAACAATTGTCGATCAGACACTCAGAAAGAATCAGGACCAATAACGCCAGATCAACTTACAAAGGTGTTACAACGAATAGTGCGACAGATACAAGGAATAGCATTCCAGGCGACTATAACTCAGTTGCAGAAGAACGGTTGTGTGGCAGTATCAGATCCTTACCGGTCGTTAGACCCGTTTCTGGACAGTACCAAGGTGCTGCGAGTGGGAGGACGACTCCAAAATTCAAGTCTAGCATTCGATGAAAAACATCCTATGTTGCTGCCAGCAGGTCATGAAGTAACACGGCTCATATTTGAGAACAAGCATCGGCAGCTTAAGCATTGTGACCCTCAGGCACTGTTAGCTAACACTCGACAGCACTTCTGGACTATCAAGGGAAAACAACTTGCATTAACAACAGTACGACGCTGTATCACCTGCTGCCGAGCTCGGCCAAGGTTATTAAACCAGATCATGAGTCCGCTACCAACAGATCGGGTACGAATTACAAGACCATTTAATATCAGTGGGGTGGATTACTGTGGACCATTCATGGTGCATTACAAAATCCGAGGAAAGAAACCCCACAAGGTCTACTTagccattttttgttgtttcgcCACCAAAGCAGTACACTTAGAAGTGGTCTCGGATCTAACCACCCAAGCGTTTTTGGCAGCACTTAAAAGATTCAATGGAAGGAGAGGAGTCGCAAGAAGCATCTATTGTGACAACGCCACGAATTTCGTCGGTGCAAAAAATGAGTTACAAGAGTTAAAAACTACGATATATTCGGATAAGGCTCGGGAAATAATTACGAAAACATGCTCGCAACTAGGAACAGAGTTCCATTTTATCCCACCACGGGCACCTCACTTTGGAGGATTATGGGAGGCGGCAGTAAAATCAGCAAAACATTTGTTGATCCGTACGGTGTCAACAGCAGATTTGACATACGAAGAATTAGAAACAGTCGTTATCGACATAGAGGCAATACTAAACTCACGGCCTCTCACTCCTATTTCTTCCAGCCCACGCGATCTGTCTGCATTGACTCCAGGACACTTCCTAATCGGAGGACCATTAACCGCATCTCCCGACATTCACAACAAGGAAGTTCGATCGGGGCTAGTGACACGATGGAAGCACGTGGACAAGGTCAGACAGGAGTTTTGGAAAAGATGGAGCCACGAGTACCTGCAGGAGTTACAGAACCGGTCAAAATggacaagaaaacaaaagacgGTGGCCATAGGAGACCTTGTGGTAATAAAGGAGGACAACATCCCACCGTTGCAGTGGCCACTAGGGAGAGTAGTGGCAGTACACTCAGGAAGGGACGGTGCGATCCGAGTCGTCAACATCCAGACTTCAGCAGGAGAATGCACGAGAGCAATTCACCGGTTGGCGATTTTACCAATAGACACCCAAAAGGCATCCGAAGAAGTCACGGAAAGTATCCCCAAGATTATGTTCAAAATCATAGTTTGACTGGTCGTGGCCAACGCCGCCCAAGCCGTCCCAATCACGGCAGAACCTCCCGTAAGGGTGGGCCCATTACCCAACAATACAGGAACATATGTAGAATTAACAAATAGAATAGCACTGATGTCCGCAGAATGGACCATAATATCATATTTTGACCTACGGTTGTTAGCGCA
The genomic region above belongs to Drosophila subpulchrella strain 33 F10 #4 breed RU33 unplaced genomic scaffold, RU_Dsub_v1.1 Primary Assembly Seq26, whole genome shotgun sequence and contains:
- the LOC119559620 gene encoding mucin-1-like — encoded protein: MFLPKFDGQGRVTPRDEAGYRRSSLARGRCFIAVGSRRDTGDSPHSHVASHEAVKRIPRPEQRPQSGPAAPNERPASGVSAPPAAPTCSSGAPNERLTERHQERQSAAPTERKTVPSTVPTAPTAVSTERHQEPQSAAPTAAPSRALSSANRAGYVVTSQATSATRSAQRAATAPSATSTAPPAAPSTGQRERQPQPHRSATAACQQYLPCAPGSAQRPVTTLGALTE